In Onthophagus taurus isolate NC chromosome 6, IU_Otau_3.0, whole genome shotgun sequence, a genomic segment contains:
- the LOC111424745 gene encoding small ribosomal subunit protein uS15m, which yields MNIGNFLIKLQKGSILSNLSRNYAFKSNLKIKWVRPEKVLCYKPEKSGDLEQISNIDLTKTQKNFRNCKELEDADPIVKRLFTLKFAPHSETVSVYIDEMKGRVKRHDYDSGSIESKIARWTGGIRAMQEVMENHPRNKRVKVNLKELIDKRKKHLKYLRRWDYKKFEWLLESLNIVYKPPPTESRWVTRKESLTKLTDIYCKDVVQDKLNEYKAILQIEQPSFLEEKIRTLEFIKNEQEECGAKVTVSQEEIDAVKKQLEELKLKNVKEDKDD from the coding sequence ATGAATAtcggaaattttttaataaaactccAAAAAGGCTCTATATTAAGTAACTTATCAAGAAATTATGCATTTAAAagtaacctaaaaataaaatgggtCCGACCAGAAAAAGTGTTATGTTATAAACCAGAAAAGAGTGGTGATTTAGAGCAAATATCTAACATTGATTTAACCAAGACGCAGAAGAATTTTAGAAATTGCAAAGAACTCGAAGATGCTGACCCCATAGTAAAGCGATTATTCACTTTAAAATTTGCACCCCACTCAGAAACTGTTTCTGTTTACATCGATGAGATGAAGGGTCGCGTAAAAAGACATGATTATGATTCGGGCTCGATAGAATCGAAAATCGCGCGATGGACTGGAGGTATAAGAGCAATGCAAGAAGTCATGGAAAATCATCCCAGAAATAAACGAGTTAAAGTGAATTTGAAGGAACTAattgataaaagaaaaaagcatttaaaatatttgagaCGATGGGATTATAAAAAGTTTGAGTGGTTATTGGAGAGTCTTAACATCGTTTATAAACCTCCCCCAACCGAATCCCGTTGGGTTACTAGAAAAGAATCATTGACTAAGCTAACAGATATATATTGCAAGGATGTTGTACAGGATAAACTTAATGAATACAAGGCTATTCTACAAATTGAGCAACCTTCATTTTTGGAGGAGAAAATTCGCACATTGgaatttattaagaatgaaCAGGAAGAGTGTGGGGCTAAAGTTACGGTTAGTCAGGAAGAAATTGATGCTGTTAAGAAGCAGTTGgaggaattaaaattaaaaaatgttaaagaagataaagatgattaa